A section of the Plutella xylostella chromosome 18, ilPluXylo3.1, whole genome shotgun sequence genome encodes:
- the LOC119692688 gene encoding xanthine dehydrogenase/oxidase: MDRITFKVNGVECSVGGEVSSDVYLVDYLRQHLGLSGTKYMCREGGCGACVVAVAAPDPADMQRKTFSVNSCLTLITQCQDWEITTVEGLGGRRGGYHPVQRALAEHNGSQCGYCSPGWVMSMYSLLESRHYDVTQCEVEESFASNICRCTGYRPILDAFKSFAKDAPKPAPTDIEDIEDLSTCRHKRDDCRQTCERAADCPQTSEQAGDCPQTSEQAGDCPQTSEQAGDCPQTSEQPGDWCWVEETDVQDPAVKKIKLKDGKVWYRVHTVSQIFEVLNVEGYDSYMLIAGNTGRGAFHILEYPRVLVDIAAVWELQRVVLDQNLVLGGGASLTRALAAFHRLAAQRPEFAYLQKLYDHILLVAHIPVRNVGSIAGNLMVKHRVPTFSSDIFLLFEAIGATLTIVDRCGQTIEVSPEYFLSLNMTGRVILNVKIPPRSERYQFFSFKTLPRAQNAHAQVNAAFLLEFQPGGGAVATARVVLGGLSAGFVHARATEQFLAGRDAFTNETLQAALLLLEQELIVDEIPGEMSAEFRKKLALGLFYKGMLSFIPKSMLAPKYMSGTIDLRKSRPLSRGKQVYDTNPLIYPLTEPSPKVEALVQCAGEARYAGDLPPQPREVFAAFVTADVGTGDIISIDPTPAMKIPGVIAFYSAKDIPGENSFMYTNLPNITAPEEILCSGSVKYYDQPIGIIVADNEEVANRAALLVQVTYKTKDAPILTINDARRRDPSRVSLYSRSTAAGAGDDVQCVLAGTDSIYQQYYFTMETISCVALPGDEGLEVLPSSQWLDGTQVAIARSLNIPQNTVFVTGVRVGGAYGSRITRATHVHAACALVTHLLARPCRFVLHLQPNMRVVGKRLPCTRDFEVGVNKEGAVQFLHNEVYSDNGHVFSEPLITLVGPSLRSCYDASRWRHALYNVTTDTASNSWCRSPGSLEAIAMTEYVMERIAYALDLDPLDVRLRNLDPADAAISDIVSTLVRDGDYRRRRRDVQLYNQQNRWKKRGLRVALMSWYFGIQAGRHVLLTVYHGDGTVVVKHGGIEVGQGINTKVIQAVAYTLKLPTAKVKTRAIDVVSNPNTNITGASRTTSDVCFGAIKCCELLLARLAPVRARMAAAPWEALVQQAYSEGISLQTSYYTTAADEREFRVAGAALSEVLLDVLTGEHHVTRVDLVQDAGASLNPELDIGQVEGAFVMGLGYWTSEELRYSARSGELLTDRTWYYEVPQARDIPIDFRVQLRRNSYNPLGTLGTRPVTEAPTCLAVSAALALREAVAASRRDSGLDPRQWFPVDGPYTLEANVLAAQAQLHEFLYH; encoded by the exons ATGGACCGCATCACCTTCAAAGTTAATGGGGTCGAGTGTTCGG TGGGCGGCGAGGTGTCATCAGACGTGTACCTAGTGGACTACCTGCGCCAGCACCTGGGGCTCAGCGGCACCAAGTACATGTGTCGCGAGGGCGGCTGCGGCGCCTGCGTGGTGGCCGTCGCCGCCCCCGACCCCGCCGACATGCAGCGGAAGACCTTCTCTGTTAATTCC TGCCTGACGCTGATCACGCAGTGCCAGGACTGGGAGATCACGACGGTGGAGGggctgggcgggcggcgggggggGTACCACCCGGTGCAGCGCGCGCTGGCCGAGCACAACGGCTCGCAGTGCGGCTACTGCAGCCCCGGCTGGGTCATGAGCATGTACAG tttgcTAGAGTCCCGACACTACGATGTTACACAATGCGAAGTCGAAGAATCCTTCGCTAGCAACATCTGTCGATGCACCGGATATCGACCTATCCTCGACGCTTTCAAGAGTTTCGCTAAAGATGCGCCCAAACCGGCACCAACCGACATTGAAGACATCGAGGACCTGAGCACCTGCAGGCACAAGCGCGACGACTGCCGGCAGACGTGCGAGCGAGCCGCGGACTGCCCACAGACGAGCGAGCAGGCCGGGGACTGCCCACAGACGAGCGAGCAGGCCGGGGACTGCCCACAGACGAGCGAGCAGGCCGGGGACTGCCCACAGACGAGCGAGCAGCCCGGGGACTGGTGCTGGGTCGAGGAGACCGACGTGCAGGATCCTGCAGTCAAGAAAATAAAGCTCAAAGATGGTAAAGTTTGGTACAGAGTGCACACCGTCAGCCAAATATTTGAAGTACTCAACGTTGAAGGGTATGACTCGTACATGCTGATTGCAGGGAATACCGGGCGAG GAGCGTTCCACATCCTGGAATACCCTCGCGTGCTGGTGGACATCGCGGCGGTGTGGGAGCTGCAGCGGGTGGTGCTGGACCAGAACCTGGTgctgggcggcggcgcctcgCTCACGCGCGCCCTGGCCGCCTTCCATCGCCTCGCCGCCCAGAGACCAGAGTTCGCCTACCTACAGAAGCTGTACGACCACATACTGCTGGTCGCGCACATACCCGTGCGGAAT GTCGGATCTATAGCGGGAAACCTTATGGTAAAACATCGAGTCCCAACATTTTCTtcagatatatttttactgtttGAAGCTATTGGAGCTACACTAACTATAG TGGACCGGTGTGGTCAAACTATAGAGGTATCACCAGAATATTTCCTATCGTTGAATATGACTGGTCGAGTGATCCTCAACGTGAAGATTCCACCTCGCTCCGAGCGGTACCAGTTCTTCTCGTTCAAG ACGCTGCCTCGGGCGCAGAACGCGCACGCGCAAGTGAACGCGGCGTTCCTGCTGGAGTTCCAGCCGGGGGGCGGCGCCGTGGCGACCGCGCGCGTGGTGCTGGGCGGGCTGTCTGCCGGCTTCGTGCACGCGCGGGCCACGGAGCAGTTCCTCGCGGGGCGGGACGCGTTCACCAACGAGACGCTGCAGgccgcgctgctgctgctggagCAAGAGTTGATCGTGGACGAGATCCCGGGTGAAATGTCCGCCGAGTTCCGGAAGAAGTTAGCGCTTGGATTGTTTTATAAg GGAATGCTCAGTTTTATACCAAAGTCGATGTTAGCTCCGAAGTATATGTCAGGGACCATAGACTTGCGCAAGAGCCGGCCGCTGTCGAGGGGCAAGCAGGTGTACGACACGAACCCGCTGATCTACCCGCTGACGGAGCCCTCGCCCAAGGTAGAGGCGCTGGTCCAGTGCGCGGGCGAGGCGCGGTACGCGGGCGACCTGCCACCGCAGCCACGCGAGGTGTTCGCCGCCTTCGTCACCGCCGACGTCGGCACCGGGGACATCATCAGCATTGACCCTACTCCTGCCATG AAAATACCTGGAGTGATCGCCTTCTACTCAGCTAAAGACATACCTGGCGAGAACAGCTTCATGTACACGAACTTGCCGAACATTACTGCGCCTGAAGAAATTCTGTGCAGCGGCAGTGTCAAGTACTACGATCAACCCATCGGAATTATTGTAGCTGATAACGAGGAAGTGGCCAACAGGGCCGCTCTGCTCGTGCAAGTGACGTACAAGACCAAGGATGCTCCGATTCTAACAATCAACGACGCTCGGCGGCGGGACCCGTCGCGAGTGTCTCTGTACAGCCGCAGcacggcggcgggcgcgggcgacgACGTGCAGTGCGTGCTTGCCGGGACCGACAGCATCTACCAGCAGTACTACTTCACCATGGAGACCATCTCGTGCGTGGCGCTGCCGGGCGACGAGGGGCTGGAGGTGCTGCCCTCGAGCCAGTGGCTGGACGGCACGCAGGTCGCCATCGCCAGGTCTCTGAACATACCGCAGAatac TGTGTTCGTGACGGGCGTGCGCGTGGGCGGCGCGTACGGCAGCCGCATCACGCGCGCCACGCACGTGCACGCGGCGTGCGCGCTGGTCACGCACCTGCTGGCGCGCCCGTGCCGCTTCGTCCTGCACCTGCAGCCCAACATGCGCGTCGTGGGCAAGCGCCTGCCCTGCACCAGGGACTTTGAG GTGGGGGTGAACAAGGAGGGCGCGGTGCAGTTCCTGCATAACGAGGTGTACTCGGACAACGGGCACGTGTTCTCGGAGCCGCTCATCACGCTGGTGGGCCCCTCGCTGCGCAGCTGCTACGACGCCAGCCGCTGGCGACACGCGCTGTACAACGTCACCACCGACACCGCCTCCAACAGCTGGTGCCGCTCGCCAG GCTCACTGGAAGCCATCGCCATGACAGAATACGTGATGGAACGCATCGCGTACGCTCTGGACCTGGACCCGCTGGACGTGCGGCTGCGCAACCTGGACCCGGCGGACGCCGCCATCAGCGACATCGTGAGCACGCTGGTGCGGGACGGGGACtaccggcgccgccgccgcgacgtGCAGCTCTACAACCAACAGAACCGCTGGAAGAAGCGCGGTCTGCGAGTGGCCTTGATGAGCTGGTACTTCGGCATCCAAGCGGGGCGACACGTGCTGCTCACCGTCTACCACGGAGACGGAACTGTCGTCGTCAAGCACGGAGGGATCGAGGTCGGCCAGGGAATCAACACCAAAGTCATCCAGGCCGTCGCTTACACACTGAAGCTTCCCACGGCCAAGGTGAAGACGAGAGCGATAGATGTGGTGTCGAATCCCAACACCAACATCACCGGCGCGAGTCGGACGACCAGCGACGTGTGCTTCGGCGCCATCAAGTGCTGCGAGCTGCTGCTGGCGCGCCTGGCGCcggtgcgcgcgcgcatgGCGGCCGCGCCGTGGGAGGCGCTGGTGCAGCAGGCGTACTCCGAGGGCATCAGCCTGCAGACGTCGTACTACACGACGGCGGCGGACGAGCGCGAGTTCCgcgtggcgggcgcggcgctgaGCGAGGTGCTGCTGGACGTGCTCACCGGCGAGCACCACGTCACACGGGTCGACCTGGTTCAGGACGCCGGTGCCAGCCTCAACCCTGAGCTCGACATCGGACAG GTGGAGGGCGCGTTCGTGATGGGTCTGGGCTACTGGACGAGCGAGGAGCTGCGCTACTCGGCGCGCTCGGGGGAGCTGCTCACGGACCGCACGTGGTACTACGAGGTGCCGCAGGCGCGGGACATCCCCATCGACTTCCGCGTGCAGCTGCGCCGGAACTCCTACAACCCGCTCGGCACGCTCGGCACCAGGC CGGTGACGGAGGCGCCGACGTGCCTGGCGGTGAGCGCGGCGCTGGCGCTGCGGGAGGCCGTGGCCGCCTCGCGCCGCGACTCCGGCCTCGACCCCCGGCAGTGGTTCCCCGTCG ACGGTCCCTACACGCTGGAGGCGAACGTGCTGGCGGCGCAAGCGCAGCTGCACGAGTTCCTCTACCACTAG